One Oenanthe melanoleuca isolate GR-GAL-2019-014 chromosome 3, OMel1.0, whole genome shotgun sequence DNA segment encodes these proteins:
- the TIAM2 gene encoding rho guanine nucleotide exchange factor TIAM2 isoform X3, whose amino-acid sequence MPAFRRSKSRARSLALARKTQQQAAAAYGSLHRMLSVSAEQISALCRNFQEVQASSMEGQKDSQDPPPRPLARHLSDADRLRKVIQELMDTEKSYVKDLSCLFELYLEPLQKETFLTQDEMESLFGSLPEMLDFQKVFLETLEDGISSSSDFNTLETPSQFRKLLFSLGGSFLYYADHFKLYSGFCANHIKVQKVLERAKTDSAFKTFLDARNPTKQHSSTLESYLIKPVQRVLKYPLLLKELVSLTDNESEEHYHLTEALKAMEKVASHINEMQKIYEDYGTVFDQLVADQSGTEKEVTELSMGELLMHSTVTWLNPFPSLGKARKDLELTVFVFKRAVILVYKENYKLKKKMPTNVRAAHNYGDLDPFKFRWLIPLSALQVRLGNTAGTENSCIWELIHTKSEIEGRPETIFQLCSSDSENKTNIVKVIRSILRENFRRHIRCELPLEKKCKERLIPLKNRVPATAKLASTRSLKVLKKSSSSEWNGDQGKGTFQDSDECSLSSSTQSSSCHTSESIQEPKNSSPDKHAESTASDFSNVLVKESDILSDDDDDEDYRSLKKGSPTKDIEIQFQRLKISEEPSADSEQDQAAENEEGDGFQIAEHPKLVRAHFCPVKRKVNSTKRNRGTLTAMQERHQSLDSHSDAANLDLNSILEREFSVQSLTSVVNEDCFYEAVERHGKS is encoded by the exons ATGCCCGCCTTCAGGAGGAGTAAAAGCAGAGCTAGGAGTTTGGCGCTGGCTCGCAAGacccagcagcaggcagcagcagcgtACGGCTCCCTGCACAGGATGCTCTCCGTG AGCGCAGAACAGATCAGTGCGTTGTGCCGAAACTTCCAGGAAGTCCAAGCAAGCAGCATggaaggacagaaggacagcCAGGACCCACCTCCACGACCACTGGCTCGCCACCTTTCTGATGCAGACAGACTGAGGAAAGTCATCCAAGAACTTATGGACACCGAGAAATCTTATGTcaag GACTTGAGCTGCCTCTTCGAGCTATACTTGGAGCCCCTTCAAAAAGAAACCTTCCTTACTCAGGATGAG atgGAGTCCTTGTTTGGCAGCCTGCCAGAAATGCTGGATTTCCAGAAGGTGTTTTTGGAGACCCTTGAAGATGGAATATCTTCTTCCTCAGATTTTAATACATTGGAAACACCATCTCAGTTCCGg AAATTGCTCTTTTCCCTTGGAGGCTCCTTTCTGTATTATGCTGACCACTTCAAACTGTACAGTGGCTTCTGTGCAAACCACATCAAAGTTCAGAAAGTTCTTGAGAGAG cCAAAACAGATAGTGCCTTTAAGACCTTTCTGGATGCTCGAAATCCCACAAAGCAACATTCTTCTACACTGGAGTCATATCTCATAAAGCCTGTTCAGAGAGTGCTGAAATATCCTCTGCTTTTAAAAGAGCTGGTGTCTCTGACAGACAATGAGAGTGAGGAGCATTATCATTTGACAG AAGCACTGAAGGCAATGGAAAAAGTAGCAAGTCACATAAATGAGATGCAGAAGATATATGAAGATTATGGCACTGTATTTGACCAACTGGTTGCAGATCAAAGTGGAACAGAGAAAGAG GTGACAGAGCTTTCAATGGGAGAACTTCTGATGCACTCTACAGTTACCTGGCTGAATCCTTTCCCATCGCTGGGCAAAGCAAGGAAAGACCTTGAACTTACAGTGTTTG tttttaagaGGGCTGTAATACTGGTGTATAAGGAGAACtacaaactgaaaaagaagaTG cCTACAAATGTTCGTGCTGCACATAATTATGGTGACTTGGATCCATTTAAATTTCGTTGGCTGATTCCTCTATCTGCTCTTCAGGTTCGACTGGGGAACACAGCAG GAACAGAAAACAGCTGTATCTGGGAACTGATTCACACCAAGTCAGAAATAGAAGGAAGGCCAGAAACAATTTTTCAGTTGTGCAGCAG TGATTCTGAGAACAAGACTAACATTGTGAAGGTCATCCGTTCTATTCTGCGGGAGAATTTCAGACGTCACATAAGATGTGAGCTACCACTGGAGAAAAAATGTAAAGAGCGCCTCATCCCACTTAAGAATCGTGTACCTGCCACAGCTAAACTGG CTTCCACAAGATCCTTGAAGGTGCTGAAGAAGTCATCTAGTAGCGAGTGGAATGGTGACCAGGGAAAAGGCACCTTCCAGGACTCTGATGAGTGCAGCCtaagcagcagcactcagagcagcagctgccacactTCTGAGAGCATCCAGGAGCCCAAAAATTCATCTCCCGATAAACATGCAGAGAGCACTGCATCTGACTTTTCTAATGTTCTTGTCAAAGAATCCGATATTCTCAGTGATGATGATGACGACGAGGACTATCGGAGCCTAAAGAAAGGCAGCCCTACAAAAGACATTGAAATACAGTTCCAGCGGCTGAAGATTTCAGAGGAACCCAGTGCTGACTCAGAACAGGATCAGGCTGCTGAAAACGAGGAAGGAGATGGCTTCCAGATAGCAGAGCATCCAAAGCTCGTGCGGGCCCATTTCTGCCCAGTGAAGAGAAAAGTGAACAGCACAAAGCGTAACCGAGGAACTCTAACGGCAATGCAAGAACGTCACCAGTCCCTTGACAGTCACTCTGATGCTGCAAACCTGGATCTGAACTCTATTTTAGAGAGAGAATTTAGTGTCCAGAGTTTAACATCTGTAGTTAATGAGGACTGTTTTTATGAAGCTGTGGAGAGGCATGGAAAATCCTAG
- the TIAM2 gene encoding rho guanine nucleotide exchange factor TIAM2 isoform X4, with product MEGQKDSQDPPPRPLARHLSDADRLRKVIQELMDTEKSYVKDLSCLFELYLEPLQKETFLTQDEMESLFGSLPEMLDFQKVFLETLEDGISSSSDFNTLETPSQFRKLLFSLGGSFLYYADHFKLYSGFCANHIKVQKVLERAKTDSAFKTFLDARNPTKQHSSTLESYLIKPVQRVLKYPLLLKELVSLTDNESEEHYHLTEALKAMEKVASHINEMQKIYEDYGTVFDQLVADQSGTEKEVTELSMGELLMHSTVTWLNPFPSLGKARKDLELTVFVFKRAVILVYKENYKLKKKMPTNVRAAHNYGDLDPFKFRWLIPLSALQVRLGNTAGTENSCIWELIHTKSEIEGRPETIFQLCSSDSENKTNIVKVIRSILRENFRRHIRCELPLEKKCKERLIPLKNRVPATAKLASTRSLKVLKKSSSSEWNGDQGKGTFQDSDECSLSSSTQSSSCHTSESIQEPKNSSPDKHAESTASDFSNVLVKESDILSDDDDDEDYRSLKKGSPTKDIEIQFQRLKISEEPSADSEQDQAAENEEGDGFQIAEHPKLVRAHFCPVKRKVNSTKRNRGTLTAMQERHQSLDSHSDAANLDLNSILEREFSVQSLTSVVNEDCFYEAVERHGKS from the exons ATggaaggacagaaggacagcCAGGACCCACCTCCACGACCACTGGCTCGCCACCTTTCTGATGCAGACAGACTGAGGAAAGTCATCCAAGAACTTATGGACACCGAGAAATCTTATGTcaag GACTTGAGCTGCCTCTTCGAGCTATACTTGGAGCCCCTTCAAAAAGAAACCTTCCTTACTCAGGATGAG atgGAGTCCTTGTTTGGCAGCCTGCCAGAAATGCTGGATTTCCAGAAGGTGTTTTTGGAGACCCTTGAAGATGGAATATCTTCTTCCTCAGATTTTAATACATTGGAAACACCATCTCAGTTCCGg AAATTGCTCTTTTCCCTTGGAGGCTCCTTTCTGTATTATGCTGACCACTTCAAACTGTACAGTGGCTTCTGTGCAAACCACATCAAAGTTCAGAAAGTTCTTGAGAGAG cCAAAACAGATAGTGCCTTTAAGACCTTTCTGGATGCTCGAAATCCCACAAAGCAACATTCTTCTACACTGGAGTCATATCTCATAAAGCCTGTTCAGAGAGTGCTGAAATATCCTCTGCTTTTAAAAGAGCTGGTGTCTCTGACAGACAATGAGAGTGAGGAGCATTATCATTTGACAG AAGCACTGAAGGCAATGGAAAAAGTAGCAAGTCACATAAATGAGATGCAGAAGATATATGAAGATTATGGCACTGTATTTGACCAACTGGTTGCAGATCAAAGTGGAACAGAGAAAGAG GTGACAGAGCTTTCAATGGGAGAACTTCTGATGCACTCTACAGTTACCTGGCTGAATCCTTTCCCATCGCTGGGCAAAGCAAGGAAAGACCTTGAACTTACAGTGTTTG tttttaagaGGGCTGTAATACTGGTGTATAAGGAGAACtacaaactgaaaaagaagaTG cCTACAAATGTTCGTGCTGCACATAATTATGGTGACTTGGATCCATTTAAATTTCGTTGGCTGATTCCTCTATCTGCTCTTCAGGTTCGACTGGGGAACACAGCAG GAACAGAAAACAGCTGTATCTGGGAACTGATTCACACCAAGTCAGAAATAGAAGGAAGGCCAGAAACAATTTTTCAGTTGTGCAGCAG TGATTCTGAGAACAAGACTAACATTGTGAAGGTCATCCGTTCTATTCTGCGGGAGAATTTCAGACGTCACATAAGATGTGAGCTACCACTGGAGAAAAAATGTAAAGAGCGCCTCATCCCACTTAAGAATCGTGTACCTGCCACAGCTAAACTGG CTTCCACAAGATCCTTGAAGGTGCTGAAGAAGTCATCTAGTAGCGAGTGGAATGGTGACCAGGGAAAAGGCACCTTCCAGGACTCTGATGAGTGCAGCCtaagcagcagcactcagagcagcagctgccacactTCTGAGAGCATCCAGGAGCCCAAAAATTCATCTCCCGATAAACATGCAGAGAGCACTGCATCTGACTTTTCTAATGTTCTTGTCAAAGAATCCGATATTCTCAGTGATGATGATGACGACGAGGACTATCGGAGCCTAAAGAAAGGCAGCCCTACAAAAGACATTGAAATACAGTTCCAGCGGCTGAAGATTTCAGAGGAACCCAGTGCTGACTCAGAACAGGATCAGGCTGCTGAAAACGAGGAAGGAGATGGCTTCCAGATAGCAGAGCATCCAAAGCTCGTGCGGGCCCATTTCTGCCCAGTGAAGAGAAAAGTGAACAGCACAAAGCGTAACCGAGGAACTCTAACGGCAATGCAAGAACGTCACCAGTCCCTTGACAGTCACTCTGATGCTGCAAACCTGGATCTGAACTCTATTTTAGAGAGAGAATTTAGTGTCCAGAGTTTAACATCTGTAGTTAATGAGGACTGTTTTTATGAAGCTGTGGAGAGGCATGGAAAATCCTAG